Below is a genomic region from Biomphalaria glabrata chromosome 3, xgBioGlab47.1, whole genome shotgun sequence.
tgcaaacgcgacatgaatctcttcaaaatcgacattagcagctaagaaaaagtGTCActagatagatccacatggagagggagcataaaggaagggtgtcggattgcagatgtcatatacaacagaagtagaaagaGGGGTGAAAATGCTGTGGCGCCTGTcaattacatatgcccaaccagtgacagcagctgtgtatcaagaattggcctcttaagtcacacaagaagttgcaaaaggaaaagatatgctctcgagatgtaaaatgccacagaaagagagaatggcCAGAACACATAAATGATAGATCTGCActattaacaataataacaacaaacaaaagatGAGTGTAAGaatacattttctttaataaaaagtCATGCAATAAATCTTGTGAAAGTAGTTccgtttcaaaacaaaaatataggcTTAGTAAGTATATTGAAAGCCTTTCTGCGTGCCCAGGCTTGGGTCGCCAGTTGTTAGGCGCTTCCGCGCTGTGTCTTATGCGGCTTAGTCCAACGTAGGTAACCAAAGGTAACTCTCAAATAACAAAAATCAAATGACACAGGTgaaaggccaacaatataacttagtcgacgctgatagaaGTTTAATAATTAcgaagggaaccatcgaatgtcatcaagctaaatctctacttCAGTTACTAAAGCCGACCTTACTCTAGGGCTGCCAAAAAGCCTTCAGTGTTTACTTCCTATATCCTAGTCTTGTGTTTTAATTCGACGCGTCATTATCTGTAAGTCAAGTCATTTTTCCCACtaaattcctaatcgtgccttAACAAGgctaaaataattatttcttatGATATAAACAGCCTTGACCTACAGTTTGATGTTGTTACCTAGACGGGATATTTTTCACAAGTATACATTTAATGATCAAGTTATTTGCATAATTTAACGCCAAAACTCTGTTTCCTTTGCAGTTCACAGGATGAATGATAGAGAGCTCCTCTGTTCTTATGACCCACGGTTagcgaaggtgtcatgtggccagaaaaaCGTCcgaactaaagtcaggtactaaTAAGAGTTGGATGGACCCAGGGGCATCTAGTAACCCTAGCTAATACCCTAATTTTATAGGAAACATGGGTTGCGCAGTGGTCGAgaggtaaagcacttgacttccaaaccgagATGTCTCGGATTCAAATCCCGTTGAAGACAATGCGCCCCTGACAcaattctaatgggtatctgactagttgtggaaaagtaaatgcggttggtcattgtgctggccacatgacaccctcgttaacaatgagccacagaaacagatgacctgtacaTCCTCTGCGCCATAGCAAAGTCTGAAAGTGCTACTTATTTACTgggttattttaaaataaagaaattaaaaaacaagaaaaatttaaatgtttcactcATTGACATTTATAGTAACAAACGTTTATCAGATCTGTGTACAAGTGTGTGTgagcgtgtgtgtatgtgcatgtgtgtgagTATGTAATTGAGTGTGTGACTAGGTACTGAGACCTAAAGCCTGCACTATTAACTGTTGCCCAATCTGTCGTGAGGCTTCTGTGAGATAAACAGAAATCCTAAAAACATGACAATCAAGAAAACACTCATGTTGCCTAAGATGCCCAGGCAGCAATGCCACAGCTTCTCCTCCTCGAAGCCCATCATGTACAAGGCATCTGCCCCACTCTTCATGCAGCTTGAACTGCCCCGGTCGCACTGGAACTCTAAAGGCTTGACCTCCAGCAGACAGAGCGCCTGGAACCCCCAGCGCACGAATGATATCTGGGATATCCATCGAGTGGCTGTAGACGAAAATGATGGTCACATGACATACtcatttatttagacatttacaTTGGTGTGTTAATGCGAAACTAATCATTACAGTAGGCCTGATTCTAATTCATGTCTTAGAGAACAGAATCTTTTCACGACTTAATTAAAGGACAGAGTCAAATCACGACTTAGAGAACAGAACCAATTCGCGATTTATGGGTCAAGGGCAATTAGGGATGGGGTCCTAATCTGTTGATACGAGGTGGAGATGAGACATTCAAGTTGTATtgagccggggggggggggagaaataagggagaaggggagagagagggacagagagggagaggcaGTGAGAATTAGAGAAACATAGTGATAATAAGAGGGAGGGTGAGAGAGAAATTATGAGtgacggagagaaagagagtgagagaaagagagagagagagagagagagtggattGGCTGCCGGGTAGAGTGACATGCTTCCTGGATTGGCATCTACATAGTCCccggttcaaaccctacccgccgCCATCCCCCGACGTCCTTAGGGAGTTTTAGGCTAGCACTGAATTGTCTTCCATTCTGAAGGAACGACCAACAGAAAGTGTAAACCATAACATAGTGAGACATAAAGTGAAAGTGTTTactagagagagacagacagagagagagacagagagagagagagagagataatttGTTTCCAAGCGATACAGCAGCTACAACTTAAAGCGTATTGAACAAAGATCTCCATGATATAGGCCTGATGTTATTTGAACACATCGAgtgtttatctttctttttggaCCCTCTGGGGTCTAGAGCTTACCTAAGCTAGTGTTCTTCATTTATCTTTTTGTTCTATGTAGAGCCTCTGGGGTCAAGAGCTTACCAAAGCTACTGTTCTTCATGTATCTTTTGTTCTATGTAGAACCTCTGGGGTCAAGAGCTTACCTAAGCTACTGTTCTTCATGTATCTTTTGTTCTATGTAGAACCTCTGGGGTCTAGAGCTTACCTCAGCCAGTGTTCTTCATTTATCTTTTTGTTCTATGTAGAGCCTCTGGGGTCTAGAGCTTACCTCAGCCAGTGTTCTTCATTTATCTATTTGTTCTATGTAGACCCTCTGGGGTCAAGAGCTTACCTAAGCTACTGTTCTTCATGTATCTTTTGTTCTATGTAGAGCCTCTGGGGTCTAGAGCTTACCTAAGCTACTGTTCTTAATGTATCTTTTGTTCTATGTAGAGCCTCTGGGGTCTAGAGCTTACCTAAGCTACTGTTCTTCATGTATCTTTTGTTCTATGTAGAGCCTCTGGGGTCTAGAGCTTACCTAAGCTAGTGTTCTTCAGATTGATGAAAAAACCCGAGGCCTGTATGTAGAATGAAAAGATGACCAAAGTAAGAGCAGCTGCCATCTGATTGGTTGGCAAAATGGCTGATGACATCATCGCTAGGCAACGTGAAGTCAATACAGGAAGTCCAACAAAAAGCAGAAACTGaagcaaaaaatttaaaaaaaatatcttttaattatattaaattgATATTAGAagtaaaattgattttaaaaaatgttattagctAGACGGCCATGCAATTTAAGTGGCATACCATGACGCTTTATCTTCAAGTCCTGGAATATATCCTTAAGAGGAAACTCTGGACGCATCCATTAAGATTAGAGACAGAGGGAATCATACTTACAATATCAGCTCTAAtagtggcaatgtctttgaatccgaagattaaggaggatTGCAGTGCCTAGCGTGACAATGACtaagcaaacccagttgcgagcTGATTGCTGAGTAAGATGCTAACATCCAGCCCAAAGCAATTAAATAAAGGAAATATTGCCATAGTTTTATAACATTTGTGAGCTTGTATGTTAGAAAAGAAttgatagtagatctatatagaattaTCGTTTCTCGGTAAATCCGGTGTTTCTATTAGTATatcatcagtggcgtagctagggtatttgatgcctggtgcggtcggtcctcatgatgccccccccctaaacaaaaagtccttttttttctccaaaagaaaTGCGTATTTAATGTTAAAGTATTGctaatttggaaaaaaatgtattttacaaaaaagataCTACAAATAAATCTTAGTGCTATCTTACTAGCAGTTTATCTATAATTTTCATACCGCATCATGATATTGCTAAAATCTGATGATAATTTCTAGAAGAATTTggtccaatgaaaaaaaaaaatcaacccgTAGCTATTTAAAGGTGTGTTTCTACCGAATCTTCTTGCTTttgcctgttgttttttttcatgcaGCCAATATTGCACTGATTTAGGACTTTTTATCCAGCCTTGACATGTCAGGTGTAGGCTTGATGCCCCTCATCACttgatgccctgtgcggccctCACCACCCGCACactgctagctacgccactgtatatcATTGTTGTGATTCCTCTTTGTAAAGTTTTTCTAAACTGAGTTGATAATTTAAATTGATTCTGTATATTCTCGTCATAAACAATCAGTCTCCATTAATAAACTACAATCTCATCTtctttgtattatatatatattttttttgcgtaccagcacctttttcaatgtggggaaaaaattattacttttcttctaatttaacgtttattattaatttattagtagttaaaagttagacaattcatcactgagtactggcacctaatcactgagtaccggcacctaatcactaagtaccggcacctttaaatatttgttctcaAACTTGGAGGTCCACGTATCTCAGAGAGTACTGCGCGTGTacttaaaacttatttaaataaTGTCAGACAATTAAGTTGTTACAACAAAAATATGA
It encodes:
- the LOC129925110 gene encoding ATP-binding cassette sub-family G member 8-like; this encodes MSCDIFLYAIAFRRFLKIMLDEYKDMFIYAVEALLLSLHLGVVFYGLKRDQGSIRDWFGLMFMTSALYANKILLGLVEQCHQERRFIYFELQDKLYHPAALYFAKILSDIPCNAIMVTIYALPVYLMVGVSLDVYNGCLFLLFVGLPVLTSRCLAMMSSAILPTNQMAAALTLVIFSFYIQASGFFINLKNTSLATRWISQISFVRWGFQALCLLEVKPLEFQCDRGSSSCMKSGADALYMMGFEEEKLWHCCLGILGNMSVFLIVMFLGFLFISQKPHDRLGNS